The segment GCCCGAGCTGCCGTCGCCGACGGCGCGAGCTATCTCGGTGTCGGTCCGGCGTTCGCGACATCCACCAAGGACGGGCTGCCACCGCCGCTCGGGCCGGCCGCGATCGCGGCCGTCGCCGAGGCGGTTCCGGGCACGCCGGTCCTCGCGATCGGTGGCATCACCGCGGATCGGGTGCCGCTGCTCGCGGTGCACGGTGTCGCGGCGGTCGCCGCCTTCGCGAAGGACCCGAAGGGAGCGGCGGCGGATTTCCTGGCGGCTCTGCGATGAGCGGCCCTTTCCGTGGCCCTTTCCGCGGCCCTTTTCGCAGCTCGACCGGGAGCGGCCGGGCCGGCGGCTCTGCGATGAGCGGGCGCCGGACCGTTGCGGTCGTCGGTGGCGGAATCATCGGGTTGGCCATCGCCTCCGAGTTGGTGTCGCGCGGCGCCGAGGTGACCGTCTTCGACCCGGATCCGGGCGGCAGCGACGGCGCCTGGCACGTCGCCGCCGGAATGCTGGCACCAGGCGGCGAGTCGGCTCACGAATATCCGCACCTCACGCGGCTGCTGGAAGCCTCGAATGCGCTGTGGCCCGAGTTCGCGGCGTCGCTCGGCGATGTCGGATACGACGATGCCGGGACGCTCGGTGTCGCGCTCACCGCTGACGACGTCGCCGACTCGATGCGGGAATGGCGACACCAGAAACTCGATCCGCTGACCGGCTCGCAACTGCGGGACCGGGAACCGGCCCTCTCGCCGCGGGTCCGGGCCGGTGTCTTCGCGCCCACCGAGACGCAGGTCGACCCGCGCAAGGTGGTCGCTGCACTGCGAGCCGGGCTGGCCGGGCGCATCGCAGCAAAACGCGTGGACGTTCTCTCCGATGTGGATGCCGACGTCACCGTGGTGGCGGCCGGCTGTGGCACGGCGGCGCTCACCGGGCTGCCGATCCGCCCGGTGAAAGGCCAGGTGCTGCGGCTGCGCGGCGAACCCGGCCTGCTCCGGCACGTGATCCACGGCAGTGCCGACGGCCGGCCCGTCTACCTCGTCCCGCGCGCGGACGGCGAGGTCGTGGTCGGCGCCACCCAGGAGGAGCGGACCGACCGAGCGATCACCGTCGGCGGTGTGCACGACCTGCTCCGGGCCGCCCTCGACCTGGTGCCAGGGCTGGCCGAACACGAGATCACCGAGATCACCGTGGGGCACCGCCCGGGCACCCCGGACAACGCCCCGATCCTCGGCCACGTCGACGACATCCGGCGGACCGTGGTGGCCGCCGGTCATCACCGCAACGGCGTGCTGCTCGCGCCGATCACCGCACGACTTGTCGCCGACCTGGTACTCACCGGCTCGGCACCCGCTCTGCTGGACGACTTCACCCCCGGGAGGTTCGGATGCGCCTGACGATCAACGGCCGGACGGAGAGCCGGCCCGACAACTGCTCAGTCGCGACCCTGGTCGCCGAGATCATCGCCGCCCAGCGTGGGGTGGCGGTCGCGGTCAACGGAACCGTCGTGCCCCGCTCGACCTGGGCCGACGTCGACCTGGCCGACGGCGACAAGATCGAAGTGCTGACCGCTGCGCAGGGAGGCTGAGATGGTCGTGCCTTTCCTGCCGGAGAACGGGCTGATCCTCGGGACCGGCGGTGCGAACAGCCTGGCCGCGCTGGAATCGGCGATCCGCGCATCGGAGACGACGCTGGTCACGGTGGCACTGCGGCGG is part of the Actinoplanes sp. NBC_00393 genome and harbors:
- the thiS gene encoding sulfur carrier protein ThiS, with protein sequence MRLTINGRTESRPDNCSVATLVAEIIAAQRGVAVAVNGTVVPRSTWADVDLADGDKIEVLTAAQGG
- the thiO gene encoding glycine oxidase ThiO; the protein is MSGRRTVAVVGGGIIGLAIASELVSRGAEVTVFDPDPGGSDGAWHVAAGMLAPGGESAHEYPHLTRLLEASNALWPEFAASLGDVGYDDAGTLGVALTADDVADSMREWRHQKLDPLTGSQLRDREPALSPRVRAGVFAPTETQVDPRKVVAALRAGLAGRIAAKRVDVLSDVDADVTVVAAGCGTAALTGLPIRPVKGQVLRLRGEPGLLRHVIHGSADGRPVYLVPRADGEVVVGATQEERTDRAITVGGVHDLLRAALDLVPGLAEHEITEITVGHRPGTPDNAPILGHVDDIRRTVVAAGHHRNGVLLAPITARLVADLVLTGSAPALLDDFTPGRFGCA